From a region of the Pseudomonadaceae bacterium SI-3 genome:
- the ihfB gene encoding integration host factor subunit beta, with protein MTKSELIERIVTQQGLLSSKDVELAIKTMLEQMAQALATGDRIEIRGFGSFSLHYRAPRVGRNPKTGQSVPLDGKFVPHFKPGKELRDRVNEDE; from the coding sequence ATGACCAAGTCGGAGTTGATCGAACGTATCGTCACCCAACAAGGCCTTCTTTCGTCCAAGGATGTTGAGCTGGCCATCAAGACCATGCTCGAACAGATGGCCCAGGCACTGGCCACCGGCGACCGCATCGAAATTCGCGGCTTTGGCAGTTTTTCCCTCCACTACCGCGCCCCCCGCGTCGGCCGAAACCCCAAAACAGGCCAGTCCGTCCCGCTTGATGGCAAATTCGTCCCGCATTTCAAACCGGGGAAGGAGTTGCGTGATCGGGTTAATGAAGACGAGTAG
- a CDS encoding ATP-dependent RNA helicase, whose amino-acid sequence MTQEIGGFAALGIHPSVLAAVIAVGYEEPSAIQTQAIPVILGGHDMIGQAQTGTGKTAAFALPILSKIDPARKEVQALILAPTRELALQVATAFETYSKQMPGLTVVAVYGGAPMGPQLKAIRQGAQVIVATPGRLVDHLSRNSALLGTIQYLVLDEADEMLKLGFMDDLEVIFEAMPEGRQTVLFSATLPHSIRAIAEKHLREPQHIKVATKTQTVARIEQAHLMVHADQKIAAVLRLLEVEDFDALIAFVRTKQATLDLAAALEAKGYKAAALNGDIAQNQRERVIESLKDGRLDIVVATDVAARGLDVSRITHVFNVDMPYDPESYVHRIGRTGRAGREGRALLLVTPRERRMLQVIERVTNQKVAEARLPNGQQVLEARIKKLTNSLSPLVADAEASHGELLDKLVADIGCSPRALAAALLRKATNGQALTLAEVEKEQPLVPTSSPRERSDRPERSGDRERRAPIPLAEGRARCRTALGARDGIAARNLLGAILNEGGLAREDIGRIQVRDSFSLVELPEEGLERLLGKLKDTRVGGKQLKLRRYRED is encoded by the coding sequence ATGACCCAAGAAATCGGCGGCTTTGCCGCACTCGGTATTCATCCCTCCGTACTCGCTGCAGTCATCGCAGTCGGCTACGAAGAGCCTTCGGCCATCCAGACCCAGGCTATTCCGGTAATTCTCGGCGGCCACGACATGATCGGTCAGGCCCAGACCGGTACCGGCAAGACCGCAGCCTTCGCGCTGCCCATCCTGTCCAAGATCGACCCCGCGCGTAAGGAAGTGCAGGCGCTGATTCTCGCGCCAACTCGCGAACTGGCCCTGCAGGTCGCCACCGCCTTCGAAACCTATTCCAAGCAGATGCCCGGCCTTACCGTCGTTGCAGTTTATGGTGGCGCTCCGATGGGGCCGCAGCTCAAGGCCATTCGCCAGGGTGCGCAGGTCATCGTCGCGACGCCCGGCCGTCTGGTCGATCATCTGAGCCGCAACAGCGCACTGCTCGGCACCATTCAGTACCTCGTACTCGACGAAGCTGACGAAATGCTGAAGCTCGGCTTCATGGACGATCTGGAGGTCATCTTCGAAGCCATGCCGGAAGGTCGCCAGACCGTGCTGTTCTCTGCGACCCTGCCGCATTCCATTCGCGCCATCGCCGAGAAGCACCTGCGCGAGCCGCAACACATCAAAGTCGCCACCAAGACCCAGACCGTCGCTCGGATCGAGCAGGCGCACCTGATGGTTCATGCCGACCAGAAGATCGCAGCTGTCCTGCGCCTCCTGGAGGTCGAAGACTTCGACGCGCTGATCGCTTTCGTGCGTACCAAGCAAGCCACCCTCGACCTGGCGGCCGCGCTGGAAGCCAAGGGCTACAAGGCTGCGGCATTGAACGGCGACATCGCCCAGAACCAGCGTGAGCGCGTGATCGAGTCCCTCAAGGACGGTCGTCTGGACATCGTGGTCGCCACAGACGTTGCTGCTCGCGGCCTGGACGTATCGCGTATTACTCACGTATTCAACGTGGACATGCCCTACGATCCGGAGTCCTACGTACACCGTATCGGTCGTACTGGCCGTGCCGGTCGTGAAGGTCGCGCATTGCTGCTGGTCACCCCGCGTGAGCGCCGCATGCTGCAGGTCATCGAGCGTGTAACCAACCAGAAAGTAGCCGAAGCCCGCCTGCCGAACGGTCAGCAAGTGCTCGAGGCGCGCATCAAGAAGCTCACCAACAGTCTTTCACCGCTGGTAGCGGATGCCGAAGCCAGTCATGGCGAACTGCTCGACAAGCTGGTCGCGGATATCGGTTGCAGCCCGCGCGCACTCGCCGCTGCGCTGCTGCGCAAGGCCACTAACGGCCAGGCGTTGACCTTGGCTGAAGTGGAAAAAGAGCAGCCGCTGGTCCCGACCAGTAGCCCGCGTGAGCGCTCCGATCGTCCTGAGCGTAGCGGCGACCGTGAGCGTCGTGCACCGATTCCCTTGGCCGAAGGTCGCGCCCGCTGCCGTACAGCATTGGGTGCCCGCGACGGCATCGCCGCGCGCAATCTGCTCGGCGCCATCCTCAACGAAGGCGGTCTGGCCCGCGAAGACATCGGCCGCATCCAGGTGCGCGACAGCTTCAGCCTGGTCGAGCTGCCGGAAGAGGGTCTGGAGCGCCTGCTTGGCAAACTCAAGGACACCCGTGTCGGCGGCAAGCAACTCAAGCTGCGCCGCTATCGCGAAGATTGA
- a CDS encoding spermidine synthase: MDKQEVLLAEVHDAFGLIRVLEVGDYRFLEFGAAVEQSCTFTRDPSWLEYDYTRAMLMGGLLHAAPETALFLGLGAGTLTQACLEFLPLEDVEAIELRPDVPELAMRYLGLQNDSRLYIRIGDAVELLDSAETADLIFVDLYTDVGPAAAHLAWRFLERCQQKLNPDGWLIINQWGTDEDKPLGAALLRGLFHRHYWECPVKEGNVVLFVPADLDQLLDEATLRERAAALAPRLGYTLDSLINALRPAS, from the coding sequence GTGGACAAGCAGGAAGTGTTGCTGGCCGAGGTGCATGATGCGTTCGGTCTGATCCGTGTGCTGGAAGTGGGGGATTACCGGTTTCTCGAGTTTGGCGCTGCGGTCGAGCAAAGCTGCACGTTCACCCGCGACCCGAGCTGGCTTGAGTATGACTACACGCGTGCCATGTTGATGGGCGGTCTGCTGCACGCGGCGCCGGAAACTGCCCTGTTCCTCGGGCTAGGCGCTGGCACCCTGACCCAGGCATGCCTTGAATTCTTACCACTGGAAGACGTCGAGGCCATCGAGCTGCGTCCGGACGTGCCTGAGCTGGCGATGCGTTATCTGGGCCTGCAGAACGATTCACGGCTTTACATCCGCATTGGCGATGCGGTGGAGCTGCTCGATTCGGCCGAGACCGCTGATCTGATCTTCGTCGACCTCTACACAGATGTGGGCCCGGCCGCCGCGCATCTGGCGTGGCGTTTTCTTGAGCGCTGCCAGCAGAAGCTGAATCCGGATGGTTGGCTGATCATCAACCAGTGGGGCACCGACGAGGACAAGCCGCTAGGTGCGGCGCTGCTTCGTGGCCTGTTTCATCGTCACTATTGGGAGTGCCCGGTAAAGGAGGGCAACGTCGTCTTGTTCGTGCCTGCGGATCTGGATCAGCTACTCGACGAGGCGACCCTGCGCGAGCGCGCCGCTGCGCTGGCCCCGCGATTGGGCTACACGCTGGACTCGTTGATCAATGCGCTACGGCCGGCGAGCTGA
- a CDS encoding sulfurtransferase — protein sequence MKNLYRLLIVMMATVTATAANAAQVDQSAALKALQRTNTVLIDVRTEQEFAEGALPGATRIETENLAERIAAIAPDRDAPVVLYCRSGRRAEAAQDLLQELGYSQVINAGGYQDLNGLVPLR from the coding sequence ATGAAAAATCTGTACCGACTGTTGATTGTAATGATGGCAACGGTAACGGCCACTGCAGCCAATGCTGCCCAGGTCGATCAGTCTGCCGCGTTGAAAGCCTTGCAGCGCACGAACACCGTCTTGATCGACGTGCGCACCGAACAGGAGTTCGCCGAAGGCGCCCTACCCGGAGCAACACGTATCGAGACGGAGAATCTTGCCGAGCGCATCGCCGCGATTGCTCCGGACAGAGATGCTCCCGTAGTCCTCTACTGCCGTAGCGGCCGCCGAGCGGAAGCCGCGCAGGATCTGCTTCAGGAGCTGGGCTATAGCCAAGTGATCAACGCTGGCGGTTATCAGGATCTGAACGGGCTCGTGCCGCTTCGCTGA
- a CDS encoding formyl-CoA transferase, with the protein MNEQNENSLPLHGLKVIEMGQLIAGPFASKMLGEFGAEVIKIEPPGIGDPLRKWRKLKDGTSLWWHVQSRNKQSLTLDLKAAEGQEIVRQLVAEADVVVENFRPGTLEGWGLGWDELSKLNPRLIMLRISGYGQTGPYRDLPGFGVIGEAMGGLRHLTGYPGQPPVRVGVSIGDSLSSLYGVIGVLLALQERTRSGKGQEIDVALYESVFAMMESLVPEYDAFGYVREPAGSALPGITPSNSYLCKDGAYVLIAGNGDSIYKRLMTLMGRQDLADDPRFAHNDGRALHAELIDAAIGEWTVQHSRDEVIEALKEARVPAGYPYTAADIVKDPHYLARQMIEQVQTFAGPLKVPGVLPKLSRTPGRIGAGGPQLGEHTEDVLAGLGLSDEQVRGLRERGVI; encoded by the coding sequence ATGAACGAACAGAATGAGAACAGCTTGCCCCTTCATGGCCTTAAGGTCATAGAAATGGGCCAGCTGATTGCCGGCCCCTTTGCCAGCAAGATGCTCGGCGAGTTCGGTGCCGAGGTGATCAAGATCGAGCCGCCGGGCATTGGCGACCCGCTGCGCAAATGGCGCAAGCTCAAGGACGGGACGTCACTCTGGTGGCACGTCCAATCGCGCAACAAACAGTCCCTGACGCTGGATCTGAAAGCCGCCGAAGGCCAGGAGATCGTCCGTCAGCTAGTCGCCGAAGCCGATGTGGTGGTAGAGAACTTCCGCCCCGGCACGCTCGAAGGTTGGGGTCTGGGCTGGGATGAACTGTCGAAGCTCAATCCCCGCCTCATAATGTTGCGCATCTCAGGCTACGGCCAGACCGGCCCCTACCGTGACCTGCCCGGCTTTGGCGTCATTGGCGAAGCCATGGGCGGCCTGCGCCACCTCACCGGCTATCCCGGTCAGCCCCCAGTGCGAGTGGGCGTCAGCATTGGCGACTCGCTGTCCTCGCTGTATGGCGTGATCGGGGTGCTACTCGCCCTGCAGGAGCGAACCCGCAGCGGTAAAGGCCAGGAAATCGACGTGGCGCTCTACGAATCGGTATTCGCCATGATGGAAAGCCTAGTGCCCGAATACGACGCCTTTGGGTATGTCCGCGAGCCGGCCGGCAGCGCTCTGCCGGGCATCACGCCATCCAACTCCTATCTGTGCAAGGACGGCGCATACGTCCTGATTGCCGGCAATGGCGACAGCATCTACAAGCGCCTGATGACACTGATGGGCCGTCAGGACCTGGCCGACGACCCACGCTTCGCCCACAACGATGGTCGCGCCTTGCACGCTGAGCTGATCGACGCGGCGATTGGCGAGTGGACCGTTCAACACAGTCGCGATGAGGTCATCGAAGCATTGAAGGAAGCCCGCGTCCCGGCCGGCTATCCCTACACGGCCGCCGATATCGTCAAGGATCCACATTACCTGGCCCGGCAGATGATCGAGCAGGTACAGACTTTCGCCGGGCCGCTAAAAGTGCCGGGCGTGCTCCCCAAACTCAGCCGCACCCCTGGCCGCATCGGAGCTGGCGGCCCGCAGCTTGGCGAGCACACCGAGGACGTACTGGCTGGGCTCGGTCTATCCGACGAACAAGTCCGAGGGCTGCGCGAGCGGGGAGTCATCTGA
- a CDS encoding mechanosensitive ion channel protein MscS: MNWDVVLNEGLWINIAIIAGITIASYLILQTILRIITNRLRKMAKGSRSGFVGLAAEMLSRTSHILLIALSLLIALKVVELPERWETAMSHGWFIALAFQIALWMDTAVRLWMESLTHDGKARNPVTTTIIGIMIRIVIWTMMLLSILANLGVDITAMVASLGVGGIAIALAVQTLLSDIFASLSIGVDKPFEIGDFVVFGAVAGNIEHIGLKTTRIRALSGEQIVCSNAELLKQTLHNYKRMNTRRIVFKFGITYNTPSDKVREVSALVRRIVDGVENANFDRAHFLAFDDSQLTFEVVYIMQVSDYNAYMDAQQEINLQLLDGIREMGLQFAFPTRSVEFIGGSFPEVTVAGVPKEKPAANEESERSLTNG; this comes from the coding sequence ATGAATTGGGATGTGGTGTTGAACGAAGGTCTTTGGATCAACATCGCCATAATTGCTGGCATCACGATTGCCAGCTATCTCATCCTGCAGACCATCCTGCGGATCATAACCAACCGCCTTCGCAAGATGGCAAAGGGCTCCAGAAGCGGTTTCGTTGGCCTTGCCGCGGAGATGCTCAGCCGCACCAGCCACATACTGCTGATTGCCCTATCGCTGCTGATCGCCCTCAAGGTCGTTGAGCTGCCAGAACGGTGGGAAACGGCGATGTCCCATGGCTGGTTCATCGCGCTGGCGTTCCAGATTGCACTGTGGATGGATACGGCCGTTCGCCTGTGGATGGAAAGCCTGACTCACGACGGCAAAGCTCGAAACCCAGTCACTACGACGATCATCGGGATCATGATCCGGATCGTGATCTGGACGATGATGCTGCTCTCGATCTTGGCGAACCTGGGCGTCGACATCACGGCTATGGTCGCCAGTCTTGGCGTAGGCGGTATCGCCATTGCCCTTGCGGTACAGACGCTGCTCAGCGATATCTTCGCTTCGCTGTCGATCGGCGTCGACAAGCCCTTCGAGATCGGCGACTTCGTCGTCTTTGGTGCAGTCGCGGGGAATATCGAGCACATCGGGCTGAAGACGACACGAATTCGCGCCCTCAGCGGCGAACAGATCGTCTGTTCCAATGCCGAGCTGCTCAAGCAGACCCTGCACAACTACAAGCGCATGAACACGCGCCGTATCGTGTTCAAGTTTGGCATTACCTACAACACACCGTCGGACAAGGTGCGCGAAGTCTCGGCGCTGGTGAGGCGGATCGTTGATGGTGTGGAGAATGCGAACTTTGACCGGGCGCATTTCCTTGCCTTCGATGACAGCCAGCTGACGTTCGAAGTCGTGTACATCATGCAGGTTTCGGACTACAACGCCTACATGGACGCCCAGCAAGAGATCAACCTGCAGCTGCTCGACGGCATCCGTGAGATGGGCCTGCAATTCGCCTTCCCGACCCGCAGTGTCGAGTTCATCGGTGGCAGCTTTCCCGAGGTGACGGTTGCCGGTGTCCCGAAGGAAAAACCCGCCGCCAACGAGGAGTCGGAACGCTCGCTGACAAATGGCTGA
- a CDS encoding tRNA 2-thiocytidine(32) synthetase TtcA encodes MGNLSVNQNKLQKRLRRLAGEAVTDFNMIEEGDKVMVCLSGGKDSYTMLDVLLYLQKVAPVKFEIVAVNMDQKQPGFPEHVLPEYLKSIGVDYHIVEKDTYSVVKEKIPEGKTTCSLCSRLRRGTLYTFADEIGATKMALGHHRDDILETFFLNMFYGGTLKAMPPKLLSDDGRNVVIRPLAYCSEADIEAYSQMKGFPIIPCNLCGSQENLQRQVVKEMLQEWERKSPGRTEIMFRALQNVVPSQLADRNLFDFTSLRIDNDATPRFLDVMSL; translated from the coding sequence ATGGGCAACCTCTCGGTCAACCAGAACAAACTGCAGAAGCGTCTGCGTCGCCTTGCTGGCGAGGCAGTCACTGATTTCAACATGATCGAGGAAGGCGACAAGGTGATGGTTTGCCTGTCTGGCGGCAAAGACAGCTACACCATGCTCGACGTCTTGCTGTATCTGCAGAAAGTGGCTCCGGTCAAATTCGAGATTGTCGCCGTCAACATGGACCAAAAGCAGCCTGGCTTTCCCGAGCACGTGCTGCCCGAGTACCTGAAGTCCATTGGCGTCGATTACCACATCGTCGAGAAGGACACCTATTCGGTCGTCAAAGAGAAAATTCCGGAAGGCAAGACCACCTGCTCGCTGTGTTCGCGTCTGCGTCGCGGCACGCTCTACACCTTCGCCGATGAGATCGGTGCAACCAAGATGGCGCTCGGTCATCATCGCGACGACATCCTCGAGACGTTCTTCCTCAACATGTTTTACGGTGGCACGCTCAAAGCCATGCCGCCCAAGCTGCTGTCTGACGACGGCCGCAATGTGGTGATCCGGCCGTTGGCCTATTGCAGCGAGGCAGACATCGAAGCCTATTCGCAGATGAAGGGGTTTCCGATCATCCCCTGCAACCTCTGCGGTTCGCAGGAGAATCTGCAGCGCCAGGTGGTCAAGGAAATGCTGCAGGAATGGGAGCGCAAGTCGCCCGGTCGTACCGAGATCATGTTCCGCGCCTTGCAGAACGTGGTGCCCTCGCAGCTGGCCGACCGCAACCTGTTCGACTTCACCAGCCTGCGCATCGACAACGACGCCACGCCGCGCTTCCTCGATGTGATGAGTTTGTAG
- a CDS encoding 3-deoxy-7-phosphoheptulonate synthase class II encodes MSHAWSPTSWRAKPIQQQPEYPDAEHLKRVEGTLASLPPLVFAGEARELRRQFAEVTQGRAFLLQGGDCAESFAEFSAPKIRDTFKVLLQMAIVMTFAAGCPVVKVGRMAGQFAKPRSSGDETIDGVTLPAYRGDIVNGIGFDEKSRVPDPERLLQAYHQSTSSLNLLRAFAQGGFADLHQVHQWNLDFIANSQMAEKYHQLGARIDQALRFMRACGMDNAPQLRETSFFTAHEALLLNYEQAFVRQDSLSGGWYDCSAHMLWIGDRTRQLDGAHVEFLRGVGNPIGVKVGPSMASDELIRLIDVLNPENDPGRLNLIVRMGADKVEEGLPRLIQAVQQEGRQVLWSSDPMHGNTMKASSGYKTRDFAKVLAEVRQFFDVHRAEGSYPGGIHIEMTGQNVTECIGGSRPITEDGLSDRYHTHCDPRLNADQSLEMAFMIAETLKQVRPS; translated from the coding sequence ATGAGCCACGCCTGGAGCCCCACTAGCTGGAGAGCCAAACCCATCCAGCAGCAGCCCGAATACCCCGATGCCGAACATCTGAAGCGGGTCGAGGGCACATTGGCGAGCCTTCCACCGCTGGTGTTCGCTGGCGAGGCACGGGAGCTGCGCCGGCAATTCGCCGAGGTGACGCAAGGCCGCGCGTTCCTGCTGCAAGGCGGTGACTGCGCAGAAAGCTTCGCCGAGTTTTCCGCACCGAAGATCCGCGACACCTTCAAGGTGCTGTTGCAGATGGCGATCGTGATGACCTTCGCCGCTGGATGTCCTGTGGTGAAGGTCGGCCGCATGGCCGGGCAGTTCGCCAAACCGCGCTCTTCCGGGGACGAGACTATCGATGGCGTCACCCTGCCGGCGTACCGCGGCGATATCGTCAATGGCATTGGCTTCGATGAAAAAAGCCGCGTGCCGGACCCGGAGCGGCTGCTGCAGGCTTATCACCAATCCACATCCAGCCTGAATCTGTTGCGCGCTTTCGCCCAGGGCGGGTTCGCCGATCTGCATCAGGTGCATCAGTGGAATCTGGATTTCATCGCCAACTCGCAGATGGCTGAGAAGTATCACCAGCTAGGCGCTCGGATCGACCAGGCGCTACGGTTCATGCGCGCATGCGGCATGGACAACGCGCCGCAGTTGCGCGAAACCAGCTTCTTCACCGCCCACGAGGCGCTGCTGCTGAACTACGAACAGGCATTCGTGCGCCAGGACAGCCTCAGCGGTGGCTGGTACGACTGCTCTGCCCATATGCTCTGGATTGGCGACCGCACGCGACAGCTGGACGGGGCACACGTTGAATTCCTGCGCGGCGTGGGCAACCCGATCGGCGTGAAAGTTGGGCCGAGCATGGCCAGCGACGAGCTGATCCGCCTGATCGACGTCCTCAATCCTGAGAACGATCCCGGTCGTTTGAATCTCATCGTGCGCATGGGCGCCGACAAGGTCGAGGAAGGCTTGCCGCGCCTGATCCAGGCCGTGCAACAGGAAGGTCGTCAGGTCCTGTGGAGCTCCGATCCGATGCACGGCAACACCATGAAGGCTTCCAGCGGTTATAAAACCCGCGATTTCGCCAAGGTGCTGGCGGAGGTGCGGCAGTTTTTCGATGTGCATCGTGCCGAAGGCAGCTACCCCGGCGGCATTCATATTGAAATGACTGGGCAGAACGTCACCGAGTGCATTGGCGGGTCGCGCCCAATTACCGAGGACGGGCTTTCCGACCGCTACCACACCCACTGCGACCCTCGGCTCAACGCCGACCAGTCGCTGGAAATGGCGTTCATGATCGCTGAAACACTGAAGCAGGTTCGGCCGAGCTGA
- the acs gene encoding acetate--CoA ligase → MSAASLYPVSPEVAAQSLTDEATYKAMYQQSVVNPDGFWREQAERIDWIRPFTRVKQTSFDDHHVDIKWFADGTLNVSANCLDRHLETRGDEIAIIWEGDDPADHREITYRELHHEVSKFANALRGQDVHRGDVVTLYMPMVPEVAVAMLACARIGAIHSVVFGGFSPEALAGRIIDGNSKVVITADEGLRGGKKVPLKANVDEALTNPQTHCVQKIIVVRRTGGDIRWHPHRDIWYEDLMRVAGDVCAPKEMGAEEPLFILYTSGSTGKPKGVLHTSGGYLLYAALTHERVFDYRPGEVYWCTADVGWITGHSYIIYGPLANGATTLIYEGVPNYPDVTRIARIIDKHQVNILYTAPTAIRSMMAEGPAAMEGADGSSLRLLGTVGEPINPEAWHWYYETVGKSRCPIVDTWWQTETGGILISPLPGATALKPGSATRPFFGVVPGLVDNLGNLLEGATEGNLVILDSWPGQMRSIYRDHDRFVDTYFKTFRGMYFTGDGARRDEDGYYWITGRVDDVLNVSGHRMGTAEIESAMVAHRKVAEAAVVGVPHPLKGQGIYVYVTLVAGEEASDQLRQELQQWVRKEIGPIAVPDVIQWAPGLPKTRSGKIMRRILRKIATDEHDALGDISTLADPGVVPQLIETHKQMRPMS, encoded by the coding sequence ATGAGTGCTGCGTCCCTGTATCCGGTAAGTCCAGAGGTGGCGGCCCAGTCGCTGACCGATGAAGCCACCTACAAAGCCATGTATCAACAGTCGGTGGTCAATCCTGACGGCTTCTGGCGCGAGCAGGCCGAGCGTATCGACTGGATCAGGCCGTTTACCCGAGTCAAACAGACGTCCTTTGACGACCACCATGTCGATATCAAATGGTTCGCCGACGGCACCCTGAACGTTTCGGCCAATTGCCTGGACCGCCATCTCGAAACCCGGGGCGATGAGATTGCGATCATCTGGGAGGGCGACGATCCGGCAGATCACCGCGAAATCACCTACCGCGAGCTGCATCACGAGGTGAGCAAGTTTGCTAACGCGTTGCGCGGACAGGACGTGCATCGGGGCGACGTGGTCACCCTCTACATGCCGATGGTTCCCGAGGTCGCCGTGGCGATGCTGGCTTGCGCGCGTATCGGCGCTATCCACTCCGTGGTCTTTGGTGGTTTCTCGCCGGAAGCCCTAGCCGGAAGGATTATCGACGGCAATTCCAAAGTAGTGATCACGGCCGATGAAGGGCTCCGTGGTGGGAAAAAGGTGCCGCTGAAGGCCAATGTGGATGAGGCGTTGACCAACCCGCAGACGCACTGCGTGCAGAAGATCATTGTGGTGCGGCGTACTGGCGGCGACATCCGCTGGCACCCGCATCGCGACATCTGGTACGAAGACCTGATGCGCGTGGCTGGGGATGTTTGTGCACCGAAGGAAATGGGCGCGGAAGAACCCCTGTTCATCCTGTACACCTCGGGTTCCACCGGTAAGCCAAAGGGCGTGCTGCATACCTCCGGTGGTTATTTGCTCTACGCGGCCCTGACCCACGAGCGGGTATTCGATTACCGCCCTGGTGAGGTCTATTGGTGTACCGCCGACGTCGGTTGGATCACCGGGCACAGTTACATCATCTACGGTCCACTGGCCAACGGCGCCACCACCCTGATCTACGAGGGTGTACCCAACTATCCGGATGTCACGCGAATCGCCAGGATCATCGACAAGCATCAGGTGAATATCCTCTACACCGCGCCGACTGCGATTCGTTCGATGATGGCCGAAGGTCCGGCTGCGATGGAGGGGGCTGATGGGTCTAGTCTGCGCTTGCTCGGTACTGTGGGGGAACCGATCAACCCTGAGGCCTGGCATTGGTATTACGAGACGGTCGGCAAATCGCGTTGCCCGATCGTCGATACCTGGTGGCAAACCGAGACGGGCGGCATTCTGATCAGCCCGTTGCCAGGCGCGACCGCACTCAAGCCAGGCTCCGCAACGCGCCCCTTCTTCGGCGTAGTGCCCGGCCTGGTGGACAATCTCGGCAACCTGCTCGAAGGGGCAACGGAGGGCAATCTGGTCATCCTTGATTCCTGGCCTGGGCAGATGCGCAGCATCTATCGAGACCATGATCGCTTCGTCGATACCTACTTCAAGACCTTTCGCGGCATGTATTTCACTGGCGATGGCGCCCGCCGTGATGAGGACGGCTACTACTGGATCACCGGGCGGGTCGATGATGTGTTGAACGTTTCCGGACATCGCATGGGCACCGCGGAAATCGAAAGCGCGATGGTCGCCCACCGCAAAGTGGCCGAGGCAGCGGTGGTTGGCGTGCCGCATCCGCTCAAGGGGCAAGGCATCTATGTGTACGTGACGCTAGTGGCGGGTGAGGAGGCTTCGGATCAGTTGCGCCAGGAATTACAACAATGGGTCCGTAAGGAAATCGGGCCGATTGCGGTGCCCGATGTCATCCAGTGGGCGCCGGGCTTACCCAAGACGCGTTCAGGCAAGATCATGCGCCGCATTCTGCGCAAGATCGCCACAGACGAACACGACGCACTGGGGGATATTTCGACCTTGGCTGATCCGGGCGTAGTGCCGCAGCTGATCGAAACCCACAAGCAAATGCGTCCGATGAGTTGA
- a CDS encoding molecular chaperone DnaJ has translation MNDDLEPEMDLAEQIFVLLREQPEGCSEYQLIQQLKARHSTHIPNLPLLDKLVLFRTHFLVFNALYQLRDQLWGESRYNLQISPLNVQLQPYVPGASGVAENDPLRDYYLDMTNLRDTDEQEVERLLASFWSRMRGDHLGERNETWDPEQKRAALELFELDQEASSLSLHTIKRRYRQLVSIHHPDRGGSTTRLQSINLAMEILQRYYR, from the coding sequence ATGAACGATGATCTCGAACCCGAAATGGACCTGGCCGAGCAAATATTCGTGCTGCTGCGCGAACAACCGGAAGGTTGCAGCGAATACCAGCTGATCCAACAGCTCAAGGCCCGGCACAGCACTCATATCCCCAACCTGCCGCTACTCGACAAGCTGGTGCTGTTCCGCACCCATTTCCTGGTATTCAACGCGCTGTACCAGCTGCGCGACCAGCTCTGGGGCGAGAGCCGCTACAACCTCCAGATTTCGCCGTTAAACGTCCAGCTTCAACCCTATGTGCCTGGTGCCAGCGGAGTCGCCGAAAACGATCCGTTGCGCGACTACTACCTGGACATGACCAATCTGCGCGATACCGACGAACAGGAGGTGGAACGTCTGTTGGCGAGCTTCTGGTCGCGCATGCGCGGCGATCACCTTGGCGAACGCAACGAAACTTGGGATCCGGAGCAGAAACGCGCAGCCTTGGAGCTGTTCGAGCTGGACCAGGAGGCCTCTTCGCTCAGCCTGCACACCATTAAACGGCGCTATCGCCAGTTAGTCAGCATTCACCACCCCGACCGTGGCGGCAGTACGACACGCCTCCAGTCAATCAATCTGGCGATGGAAATACTACAACGCTATTACCGATAG